Part of the Streptomyces europaeiscabiei genome is shown below.
GCTTCTCCCTCCCGTCGGGCCGCGCCCCCTTCCGGCCGTTTGATTCTGCCACGGCCGGACCAATACGGTCAGCGACGCCTTCGTACCAGTCCGGGCAAGCAGCGGGAAAGAAGGTCGTCCGCAGAGGTATACGCCTCCGGGGCGGTGCGTGCTCAAGAAGGGACGCAGGTCACACACGAAAAATCCCGCCCCCTTGCGGGAACGGGATCTTCTGTACCGATCTGTGGAGCTAAGGAGAATTGAACTCCTGACCTCCTGCATGCCATGCAGGCGCTCTACCAACTGAGCTATAGCCCCTTGCACCACGCGGTGAAACCGCGTGTTGTTCCGGCCCCGCTCGGCGGGGCGAACAAGAAGAACTTTAGCCTGCGACCAGCCGGAAAGTGAAATCCGGGCCGCGGCCCCGGTACGAGGCCGCGAACGGGACTCAGTCGTCGTCGCCGAGCACCGGCTCGGGCAGCGTGCCGGCGTTGTGCTCCAGGAGCCGCCAGCCGCGGGCGCCCTCGCCGAGGACGGACCAGCAGCAGTTGGAGAGGCCGCCGAGACTTTCCCAGTGGTGCGGCTCCAGGCCGAGGAGGCGCCCGATGGTGGTGCGGATGGTGCCGCCGTGGCTGACCACCAGGAGAGTCCCGTTCTCCGGGAGCTTGTCGGCGTGCCGGAGCACCACGGGGGCGGCGCGGTCGGCGACCTCGGTCTCCAGCTCGCCGCCGCCGCGGCGGACGGGCTCGCCGCGCTTCCACGCGGCGTACTCCTCGCCGTGCCGGGCGATGATCTCGTCGTGCGTGAGCCCCTGCCAGACGCCCGCGTAGGTCTCGCGCAGGCCCTCGTCGTGGCTGACTGCCAGGCCGGTGAGCGCGGCCAGCTCGGCGGCCGTGTCGGCGGCCCGCCGAAGGTCGGAGGCGACGATCGCGTCGGGCTTGAGGGAGGCGAGCAGCCGGGCGGCTCGGCGGGCCTGACCGAGACCGGTCTCGGTCAGCTCGACGTCCGTGGTGCCCTGGAAACGGCGCTCCACGTTCCACGAGGTCTGGCCGTGCCGCCAGAGGATGAGGCGGCGGCCCCTCCCCTTGCGGACGGCCGTGTCGCCGCCCGCGGTCACCGCAGCTCCCCGTCCAGCTCGGCCTCCTCCTCGGCGGCGCGCAGCTTGGCGTGCTCAGCGCCCTTGCCCCTGGTGGCCTTGGCGTCGGCGGGCAGCTCCAGCTCGGGGCAGTCCTTCCAGAGCCGCTCCAGGGCGTAGAAGCCACGCTCCTCGCTGTGCTGGACGTGGACGACGATGTCGACGTAGTCCAGCAGCACCCAGCGGGCCTCGCGGTCGCCCTCGCGGCGGACCGGCTTGGCGCCGAGCTCCTTGTTCAGTCGCTCCTCGATCTCGTCGACGATCGACTTGACCTGGCGGTCGTTGGGCGCGGAGGCGAGCAGGAAGGCGTCCGTGATGGACAGCACATCGCTGACGTCGTACGCGATGACGTCGTGCGCGAGCTTGTCGGCGGCCGCCTGTGCGGCGGTGGTGATGAGCTCGAGAGAGCGGTCGGTGGCGGTCACTACACGGCTTTCGGTCGTCGGTCAGGAACCCTCACGGGCTACCCCAAGGGTCTCACGGCCCACCGACCCCGCCCCACGTGTTAATCGATCAGGCCCCGGGGCCGCGCCGATGTGGCGGCTCCGGGGCCTGATCGCTGATCATGCCGGTCCGATCAGCCCGTGGTTCCCGTGGTTCCCGTGGTTCCCGTCGTCCCGGTCGCCCCCGTCGCGCTCGTCGTCTCGTAGTTCTGGCCGAGTACGACGGAGACGTCGGCGTTGGAGGTGGTCTCGCCCTTCTTCACGGCGCCGGCCGGGAGGCCGAGGGTCTTGGCGACCTCGACGGCGTCCTGTTTGCGGGCCGCGTCGGAGTAGGTGACCTCGGAGGTCGCCCGGGCGGTGGCGGTGGCGCCGGCGTCGAGGAAGGTGTAGCCGCCGTTGAGGACGACCACGCGGGCCTGTTCGGTGGCGTCCTTCACACCGGTTGCGTTGCGGATGCCGACCCGGACGGCGTCCCCGGCGTCGGGGCTCTTCGCGGCGCCGCCGAGCAGGTCCTTGACCACGCTGTCTGAGTCCTCCGCGCTGAGCGTGCCGTCCTGCTGCACGGGCAGCGACTCGGTCCGGTAGTCACCGCCCTTGGCGCGGTCGGCGAGCTTGGCGAGGAAGGTGCCGAGGTCCTTGTCGCTGAGCGAGGGGTCGAGGATCTGGGCCAGCGTCTGCACCGTGACCGTGGCGGCCTGCTCGTCGGAGGACAGCTTGCGCAGCACGCCCTGCATGACCTGCCCGAACCGCTTCAGCTGCGCATCCTGCGACTCGCCGGACGCCCGGTAGGTGGCGTAGGCGACGGCCATCTTGCCGCTGAGGGTCTGCGCCTTGCCCTTGGTGACGAGGGGGGCCTCGGTCTTCTTCTTGGCCTCGGGGTCGGGCACGTTCGCGTTCGTGTCGATGTCGATGTTGCCGACGAGACCGACGAGGTTGTTCAGATACGGGGTGTCCAGCCGCCAGGTGCCCTCGATGTCGGTTCCGAGGACGGTGTCGAGTGCGTCGCGGGTGCCGGAGGAGCCGTCGTCCTCGACGGACTTGGCGAGGGTCGTCGTGGTGCCGTCGTCGCCGGTCAGGGCGAGGGCGTTGGGGAGCAGGACGGTGGCGCCCCGCTCGGTGGTGGCGTTGTCGACGAGCAGCGCCGTGGAGGTGCCGCCGTTCCTGGTGTCGTGCAGATGGACGACGACCACGTCCCGCTTCTGGGCGGCCGCGGAGGTCGTGGTGCCGGTCTGCTCGTCCGAGGAGGCGCCGGGCAGCATGCCCGCCCACCACATGTAGCCGACGCCGCCGACCGCGACCAGGGCGAGGACCACGACCAGGGCGACCAGCCGACTCTTGGCGCGCCGCTTGGCCTCCTCGCGGCGCTCCGTGCGGTTCTCGGTGAAGTTCAGCCAGTCGATGACATCCTCGGAGTCGCCGTCGGGCTCCTCGACGAAGGCGAACTGCTCGGTGCGGAAGTCCCGTTCGCCGGTGTCCCGTTCGCCGGTTTCCCGTTCGGACGGGTCCCGCTCCGGGAAGGTGTCACCGGTCCGGGGCTCTCCCTGCTCGGCGGTCTCCGGCGGTGCCGGCTGCTGCGGGATGTAGGCGGTCTGCTCGGCGACGGAGGCCTGCGGGCCGGTGGCCGCGGTCTGCCCGTAGGGGTCGTACGGGTCGTAGGCGGGCGCCGGTGCCTGCTGGCCCGAGTCGTAGTCCGTGCCGTACCCCTGCGGGTGCTGCTGCTGGACCTGGCCGGTCGCGTACGGGTCGTAGCCGTAGCCGTAGCCCTGGCCGTACTCCTGGGGCTGCTGTGTCCCGTAGGGGTCGTACGCCTGTTGCTGAGGCACCTGCTGGGCGGGCGCCGGTCGGTACACCGGCTGCCCGTACTCGTCGTAGCCGACGAGTTCGTAACTCTGGTCGCCTCCGTAGCCGGCGTCGTATCGGTCGTTCACCGGTGCCCCTCTCGGCTCACTCGCCTCACTCGCCGCGGTACAACTGCCGCTTGTCGATGTAGCGCACCACACCGTCCGGCACCAGGTACCAGACGGGATCGCCCTTGGCGACTCTCGCACGGCAGTCTGTGGAGGAGATGGCCAGTGCCGGGACCTCGACCAGCGAGACCCCGCCCGCGGGCAGGCCCGGGTCGGTCAGGGTGTGCCCCGGACGGGTGACCCCGATGAAGTGCGCGAGGGAGAAGAGTTCCTCGGCGTCGCGCCAGGTGAGGATCTGGCCGAGCGCGTCGGCGCCGGTGATGAAGAAGAGGTCGGCCTCGGGGTTGAGCTCGTGCAGTTCGCGCAGGGTGTCGATGGTGTAGGTGAGGCCCTTGCGGTCGATGTCGATGCGGCTCACGGAGAAGTGGGGGTTCTCGGCCGTGGCGATGACCGTCATCAGATAGCGGTCCTCGGCCGCCGAGACCGAGCGGTGGGACTTCTGCCACGGCTGGCCGGTCGGCACGAACACGACCTCGTCGAGGCCGAACTGGGCGGCGACCTCCTGGGCCGCCACCAGGTGCCCGTGGTGGATCGGGTCGAACGTTCCGCCCATGACGCCGAGACGGCGTCGGCCGGGCTCCGACGGGCGGTATCCCTGTGCGCCGGAGGCGCCTTCGGCCTGGCCGTCCGGGGTGTCGTACGCCTGGTCCGCCGCCTTGTCGTGCTCCGGACCGGTAGGCATTTCCTGCTCTCCCATGCGTGGAGAGCCTACCGGCCCGGCCGACGCGTGCCGTTCGAACGTCTTTTTGCGCGGATTAGCGATCGCGGTTGAATCGCGTGGTGATCCACAGCAGCAGCATCAGGGCGAAGAAGGCTCCGCCGCCGGTCAGGTAGGGGCTCAGGCTCTCGTGGTTGCCGGCGTGCTCCCCGCCGCCCTCGGCGGCGAAAGTGACCAAGTCGGCAGCGGTGCTGTGGAAGCTCATCGTCGGCGTGACCTATCCGGTGGTGGGATCGGGATGGAGACCCGCCCATCGTAAGCGGGAGCCTCGGCCGCGATCACGTCGACTCCGCCCAGGAGTGAACGCGGGCGCCGCCGGGCGCGTACTTCGCGTACGAGCAACCGTTCGCGTGCGCCGTACGTCCTTCCCGTCGGCGGGCGTCAGTCGTCCCGCTTGTATCCCCGCAGAAGGAACCACGCCATCAGGACGGAGCCCAGGACCATCACGATCAGCACCACACGCAGCAGGTTGCCTGCTCCCTGTTCCTTCGCGGCCAAGTCCGCGGCCTCGGTGAGCCAGGCGGACGCAGGCAGGTGCGGGAGATGCCCCATGAGATCGCTCCTTACGGTTGATGCCCTGCCACGGTAACTCCGCCTAGGCTGGTCCTCGCTTCGGGGGCAACTTGGGCAAACAGACGCATGGGGGAAACATGCCGGACGACAGCCACGAGCAGCACGGGCACGAGAACGTGCCGAGCAGGCAGCGCAGGCGCTTCGAGGGGATCTCCTCCCGGGCGTACGAACACCCCGCGGACCGCTCGGCGCTGGTGGCGCTGCGCAAGCTCAGCGGCTTCGACACCGTGTTCAAGGCACTCAGCGGTCTGCTGCCGGAACGCAGCCTCAGGCTGCTGTTCCTGTCCGACTCCGTACGGGTCTCGGACCAGCAGTTCACCCACCTCAACGACATGCTGCGGGACGCCTGTTACATCCTGGACCTGGAGAAGGTCCCGCCGATGTACGTGAACCAGGACCCGCAGCCGAACGCGATGTGCATCGGCCTGGACGAGCCGATCATCGTCGTCACCACCGGGCTCGTCGAGCTGCTCGACGAGGAGGAGATGCGGGCCGTCATCGGGCACGAGGTGGGCCACGCGCTCTCCGGCCACTCGGTGTACCGGACGATACTGCTCTTCCTGACGAGCCTCGCCCTGAAGATCGCCTGGATCCCGCTGGGCAACATCGCGATCATGGCGATCGTGACCGCGCTGCGCGAGTGGTTCCGCAAGTCGGAGCTGTCCGCCGACCGCGCGGGCCTGCTGGTCGGCCAGGACGTCCAGGCGTCGATGCGCGG
Proteins encoded:
- the nadD gene encoding nicotinate-nucleotide adenylyltransferase → MGEQEMPTGPEHDKAADQAYDTPDGQAEGASGAQGYRPSEPGRRRLGVMGGTFDPIHHGHLVAAQEVAAQFGLDEVVFVPTGQPWQKSHRSVSAAEDRYLMTVIATAENPHFSVSRIDIDRKGLTYTIDTLRELHELNPEADLFFITGADALGQILTWRDAEELFSLAHFIGVTRPGHTLTDPGLPAGGVSLVEVPALAISSTDCRARVAKGDPVWYLVPDGVVRYIDKRQLYRGE
- a CDS encoding M48 family metallopeptidase, giving the protein MPDDSHEQHGHENVPSRQRRRFEGISSRAYEHPADRSALVALRKLSGFDTVFKALSGLLPERSLRLLFLSDSVRVSDQQFTHLNDMLRDACYILDLEKVPPMYVNQDPQPNAMCIGLDEPIIVVTTGLVELLDEEEMRAVIGHEVGHALSGHSVYRTILLFLTSLALKIAWIPLGNIAIMAIVTALREWFRKSELSADRAGLLVGQDVQASMRGLMKIAGGNHLHEMNVDAFLAQAEEYEAGGDLRDSVLKILNVLPRSHPFTTVRAAELKKWAESRDFQRVMDGHYPRRSEDKDTSVTDSFRESATHYTSSVKNSKDPLMKLVTDIAGGAGDLGGRVRRGFGGFGNGSGGTATDTDPGQGGGTDTAQEDRRRDDE
- the rsfS gene encoding ribosome silencing factor: MTATDRSLELITTAAQAAADKLAHDVIAYDVSDVLSITDAFLLASAPNDRQVKSIVDEIEERLNKELGAKPVRREGDREARWVLLDYVDIVVHVQHSEERGFYALERLWKDCPELELPADAKATRGKGAEHAKLRAAEEEAELDGELR
- a CDS encoding histidine phosphatase family protein, translating into MTAGGDTAVRKGRGRRLILWRHGQTSWNVERRFQGTTDVELTETGLGQARRAARLLASLKPDAIVASDLRRAADTAAELAALTGLAVSHDEGLRETYAGVWQGLTHDEIIARHGEEYAAWKRGEPVRRGGGELETEVADRAAPVVLRHADKLPENGTLLVVSHGGTIRTTIGRLLGLEPHHWESLGGLSNCCWSVLGEGARGWRLLEHNAGTLPEPVLGDDD
- a CDS encoding LCP family protein: MNDRYDAGYGGDQSYELVGYDEYGQPVYRPAPAQQVPQQQAYDPYGTQQPQEYGQGYGYGYDPYATGQVQQQHPQGYGTDYDSGQQAPAPAYDPYDPYGQTAATGPQASVAEQTAYIPQQPAPPETAEQGEPRTGDTFPERDPSERETGERDTGERDFRTEQFAFVEEPDGDSEDVIDWLNFTENRTERREEAKRRAKSRLVALVVVLALVAVGGVGYMWWAGMLPGASSDEQTGTTTSAAAQKRDVVVVHLHDTRNGGTSTALLVDNATTERGATVLLPNALALTGDDGTTTTLAKSVEDDGSSGTRDALDTVLGTDIEGTWRLDTPYLNNLVGLVGNIDIDTNANVPDPEAKKKTEAPLVTKGKAQTLSGKMAVAYATYRASGESQDAQLKRFGQVMQGVLRKLSSDEQAATVTVQTLAQILDPSLSDKDLGTFLAKLADRAKGGDYRTESLPVQQDGTLSAEDSDSVVKDLLGGAAKSPDAGDAVRVGIRNATGVKDATEQARVVVLNGGYTFLDAGATATARATSEVTYSDAARKQDAVEVAKTLGLPAGAVKKGETTSNADVSVVLGQNYETTSATGATGTTGTTGTTGTTG